The following proteins are co-located in the Escherichia fergusonii ATCC 35469 genome:
- the dolP gene encoding division/outer membrane stress-associated lipid-binding lipoprotein, protein MKALSPIAVLLSALLLQGCVAAAVVGTAAVGTKAATDPRSVGTQVDDGTLEVRVNSALSKDEQIKKETRINVTAYQGKVLLVGQSPNSELSARAKQIAMGVDGANEVYNEIRQGQPIGLGEASNDTWITTKVRSQLLTSDLVKSSNVKVTTENGEVFLMGLVTEREAKAAADIASRVSGVKRVTTAFTFIK, encoded by the coding sequence ATGAAGGCATTATCGCCAATCGCAGTCCTTCTTTCCGCGCTGCTGTTGCAAGGTTGCGTTGCCGCTGCCGTAGTGGGTACCGCTGCTGTGGGTACCAAAGCCGCAACTGACCCACGCAGTGTCGGCACCCAGGTGGACGATGGTACCCTGGAAGTGCGCGTAAACAGTGCATTGTCGAAAGACGAACAGATTAAGAAAGAAACCCGTATTAATGTCACGGCGTATCAGGGCAAAGTGCTGCTGGTAGGGCAGTCACCAAACTCTGAACTTTCGGCTCGCGCTAAACAAATTGCGATGGGCGTAGACGGTGCCAACGAAGTGTATAACGAGATTCGTCAGGGCCAGCCGATTGGTCTGGGCGAAGCGTCTAACGATACGTGGATCACCACCAAAGTGCGTTCGCAGCTCTTAACCAGCGATCTGGTGAAATCGTCCAACGTGAAAGTGACCACCGAAAACGGTGAAGTGTTCCTGATGGGGCTGGTGACTGAACGTGAAGCAAAAGCGGCGGCAGATATTGCCAGCCGGGTGAGCGGCGTGAAGCGGGTAACCACGGCGTTTACGTTTATTAAATAG
- a CDS encoding YraN family protein, whose product MATVPTRSGSPRQLTTKQTGDAWEVQARRWLEGKGLRFVAANVNERGGEIDLIMREGQTTVFVEVRYRRSALYGGAAASVTRSKQHKLLQTARLWLARHNGSFDTVDCRFDVVAFTGNEVEWIKDAFNDHS is encoded by the coding sequence ATGGCTACAGTACCAACAAGGTCAGGTAGTCCCCGCCAGTTAACCACTAAACAAACCGGCGATGCGTGGGAAGTACAAGCGCGTCGCTGGCTGGAAGGCAAAGGACTGCGGTTTGTCGCCGCTAACGTGAACGAGCGTGGCGGCGAGATCGATCTGATAATGCGTGAAGGCCAGACCACCGTTTTTGTCGAGGTGCGTTACCGCCGATCTGCCCTTTACGGCGGTGCGGCGGCCAGTGTGACCCGCAGCAAACAACACAAATTATTACAGACTGCCCGCTTGTGGCTCGCGCGTCATAATGGGAGTTTTGATACTGTGGATTGCCGGTTCGATGTGGTAGCCTTCACCGGGAATGAGGTTGAGTGGATTAAGGATGCCTTTAATGACCACTCATAA
- the lptG gene encoding LPS export ABC transporter permease LptG: MQPFGVLDRYIGKTIFTTIMMTLFMLVSLSGIIKFVDQLKKAGQGSYDALGAGMYTLLSVPKDIQIFFPMAALLGALLGLGMLAQRSELVVMQASGFTRMQVALSVMKTAIPLVLLTMAIGEWVAPQGEQMARNYRAQAMYGGSLLSTQEGLWAKDGKNFVYIERVKGEKELGGISIYAFNDQRRLQSIRYAASATFDPDNKVWRLSQVDESDLTNPKQITGSQTVSGTWKTNLTPDKLGVVALDPDALSISGLHNYVKYLKSSGQDAGRYQLNMWSKIFQPLSVAVMMLMALSFIFGPLRSVPMGVRVVTGISFGFVFYVLDQIFGPLTLVYGIPPIIGALLPSASFFLISLWLLMRRA; the protein is encoded by the coding sequence ATGCAACCTTTTGGTGTACTTGACCGCTATATCGGTAAAACCATTTTCACCACCATCATGATGACGCTGTTCATGCTGGTGTCGCTGTCGGGCATTATCAAGTTTGTTGATCAGCTGAAAAAGGCCGGGCAGGGGAGCTACGATGCGTTAGGCGCAGGAATGTATACCCTGCTTAGTGTGCCGAAAGATATCCAGATCTTCTTCCCTATGGCGGCCCTGCTGGGCGCATTGTTGGGGCTGGGGATGCTGGCGCAGCGCAGTGAACTGGTGGTGATGCAGGCTTCTGGCTTCACCCGTATGCAAGTCGCGTTGTCGGTAATGAAAACCGCGATACCGCTGGTATTACTGACTATGGCGATTGGTGAATGGGTCGCACCGCAAGGTGAGCAGATGGCACGTAACTACCGTGCGCAGGCGATGTACGGCGGATCGCTACTCTCTACTCAGGAAGGTCTTTGGGCGAAAGACGGCAAAAACTTTGTCTATATCGAACGTGTTAAAGGTGAAAAAGAGTTAGGCGGTATTAGCATTTATGCCTTTAACGATCAGCGTCGCCTGCAATCTATTCGTTATGCCGCTTCTGCGACGTTTGATCCTGACAACAAAGTCTGGCGTCTGTCGCAGGTTGATGAATCTGACCTGACCAATCCAAAACAGATCACCGGCTCACAGACCGTGAGCGGCACCTGGAAAACCAACCTCACGCCGGACAAACTGGGCGTGGTGGCGCTGGACCCGGATGCACTCTCCATCAGTGGTTTGCACAACTACGTGAAGTATCTGAAGTCGAGCGGTCAGGACGCCGGACGTTATCAGCTCAATATGTGGAGCAAAATCTTCCAGCCGCTTTCTGTGGCGGTGATGATGCTGATGGCATTGTCGTTTATCTTCGGCCCACTGCGTAGTGTACCGATGGGCGTGCGCGTGGTCACCGGTATCAGCTTCGGTTTTGTCTTCTATGTACTGGACCAGATCTTCGGTCCATTGACGCTGGTTTATGGCATCCCGCCGATTATCGGCGCGTTGCTGCCAAGCGCCAGCTTCTTCTTAATCAGCTTGTGGTTGTTGATGCGTAGAGCGTAA
- the agaD gene encoding PTS galactosamine transporter subunit IID produces the protein MGSEISKKDITRLGFRSSLLQASFNYERMQAGGFTWAMLPLLKKIYKDDKPGLSAAMKDNLEFINTHPNLVGFLMGLLISMEEKGENRDTIKGLKVALFGPIAGIGDAIFWFTLLPIMAGICSSFASQGNLLGPILFFAVYLLIFFLRVGWTHVGYSVGVKAIDKVRENSQMIARSATILGITVIGGLIASYVHINVVTSFAIDSTHSVALQQDFFDKVFPNILPMAYTLLMYYFLRVKKAHPVLLIGVTFVLSIVCSAFGIL, from the coding sequence ATGGGATCTGAAATCAGTAAAAAAGATATCACCCGTCTGGGCTTTCGTTCGTCACTCCTGCAAGCGAGCTTTAACTACGAAAGGATGCAGGCGGGCGGTTTTACCTGGGCGATGTTGCCGCTCCTGAAAAAGATTTATAAGGACGACAAACCGGGCCTAAGCGCGGCGATGAAAGATAACCTCGAATTTATTAATACTCACCCGAATCTGGTCGGATTCCTGATGGGGTTATTAATTTCGATGGAAGAAAAAGGAGAAAACCGCGACACCATTAAAGGCCTCAAAGTGGCGCTGTTTGGCCCAATCGCCGGGATTGGTGATGCGATTTTCTGGTTTACTTTGTTGCCGATTATGGCGGGGATTTGCTCATCGTTTGCCAGCCAGGGAAACTTGCTGGGGCCGATTCTATTTTTCGCCGTTTACCTGCTTATCTTTTTCCTGCGCGTCGGCTGGACCCACGTCGGTTATTCAGTCGGCGTGAAGGCGATCGATAAAGTGCGAGAGAACTCGCAGATGATTGCCCGTTCGGCAACCATCCTCGGGATCACGGTAATCGGCGGGCTGATCGCTTCGTATGTACATATTAACGTGGTGACATCGTTTGCCATCGACAGTACCCACAGCGTCGCCCTGCAGCAGGATTTCTTCGATAAAGTCTTTCCAAATATTTTACCGATGGCCTATACCCTGCTGATGTATTACTTCCTGCGGGTGAAAAAAGCGCATCCGGTGCTGTTAATCGGCGTGACTTTTGTGCTCTCTATTGTTTGTTCTGCATTCGGCATTTTGTAA
- the lptF gene encoding LPS export ABC transporter permease LptF yields MIIIRYLVRETLKSQLAILFILLLIFFCQKLVRILGAAVDGDIPANLVLSLLGLGVPEMAQLILPLSLFLGLLMTLGKLYTESEITVMHACGLSKGVLVKAAMILALFTGIVAAINVMWAGPWSSRHQDEVLAEAKANPGMAALAQGQFQQATNGSAVLFIESVDGSDFKDVFLAQIRPKGNARPSVVVADSGHLTQLRDGSQVVTLNQGTRFEGTALLRDFRITDFQDYQAIIGHQAVALDPNDTDQMDMTTLWNTDSDRARAELNWRLTLIFTVFMMALMVVPLSVVNPRQGRVLSMLPAMLLYLLFFLIQTSLKSNGGKGKLDPTLWMWTVNLIYLALAIALNLWDTVPVRRLRASFTRKGAV; encoded by the coding sequence GTGATAATCATAAGATATCTGGTGCGGGAGACGCTCAAAAGCCAGCTGGCGATACTCTTCATCTTGCTTTTGATCTTCTTTTGTCAAAAGTTAGTGAGGATCCTCGGCGCGGCGGTTGATGGCGACATTCCTGCAAATCTGGTGCTTTCCCTGCTGGGATTAGGCGTGCCCGAAATGGCGCAGCTCATTTTGCCTCTCAGTCTGTTCCTTGGGCTGCTGATGACGCTGGGCAAACTTTATACCGAAAGTGAAATAACGGTAATGCATGCCTGTGGACTGAGCAAAGGCGTGCTGGTTAAAGCTGCAATGATCCTGGCGTTATTTACTGGCATCGTTGCGGCAATCAACGTGATGTGGGCTGGCCCATGGTCGTCCCGACATCAGGATGAAGTTCTCGCAGAAGCCAAAGCCAATCCCGGAATGGCAGCTCTGGCGCAAGGGCAATTCCAACAGGCGACGAACGGCAGTGCTGTTTTGTTTATTGAAAGCGTTGACGGTAGCGATTTCAAAGATGTTTTTCTGGCGCAGATTCGCCCGAAAGGCAACGCCCGCCCTTCTGTAGTCGTAGCGGATTCCGGACATTTAACTCAACTACGTGACGGCTCTCAGGTCGTTACCCTCAATCAGGGTACGCGCTTCGAAGGTACGGCATTACTGCGCGATTTCCGCATTACCGACTTCCAGGATTACCAGGCGATTATTGGTCACCAGGCAGTGGCGTTAGATCCAAACGATACTGATCAAATGGACATGACCACGCTGTGGAACACGGACAGTGATCGTGCCCGCGCGGAACTGAACTGGCGGCTTACGTTGATATTCACCGTGTTTATGATGGCGTTGATGGTTGTGCCGCTGAGTGTGGTAAACCCGCGTCAGGGGCGTGTGTTATCAATGTTGCCAGCGATGCTGTTGTATCTGCTGTTCTTCCTGATCCAAACATCGCTGAAATCTAATGGCGGCAAGGGCAAGCTGGATCCGACGCTATGGATGTGGACCGTTAACCTGATTTATCTGGCCCTGGCGATTGCTCTTAACCTTTGGGATACGGTGCCAGTACGCCGTCTGCGTGCCAGTTTTACGCGTAAAGGAGCGGTGTGA
- a CDS encoding galactosamine-6-phosphate isomerase translates to MERGTASGGASLLKEFHPVQTLQQVENYTALSERASEYLLAVIRSKPDAVICLATGATPLLTYHYLVEKIHQQQVDVSQLTFAKLDEWVDLPLTMPGTCETFLQQHLVQPLGLREDQLISFRSEEINETECERVTNLIARKGGLDLCVLGLGKNGHLGLNEPGESLQPASHISQLDARTQQHEMLKTAGRPVTRGITLGLKDILNAREVLLLVTGEGKQDATERFLTAKVSTAIPASFLWLHNHFTCMIDEMCRR, encoded by the coding sequence ATGGAACGAGGCACTGCGTCTGGTGGTGCCTCTTTACTAAAGGAATTTCATCCTGTGCAAACCCTTCAGCAAGTTGAAAACTATACGGCGTTAAGTGAACGTGCCAGCGAATATTTATTGGCCGTGATTCGTAGCAAACCGGATGCCGTGATTTGCCTGGCGACCGGAGCCACACCATTACTGACGTATCATTATCTGGTAGAAAAAATCCACCAGCAGCAGGTTGATGTCAGCCAACTGACCTTCGCGAAGCTCGACGAATGGGTGGATCTGCCATTAACGATGCCTGGCACCTGCGAAACTTTCCTTCAACAGCATCTCGTGCAGCCGCTGGGGCTACGTGAAGACCAGCTCATCAGCTTTCGCTCCGAAGAGATAAATGAGACAGAGTGCGAACGGGTAACGAACCTGATTGCGCGCAAAGGTGGTCTGGATTTATGCGTTCTCGGATTGGGGAAAAACGGCCATCTTGGGCTGAACGAACCGGGAGAAAGTCTGCAACCAGCAAGCCATATCAGCCAGCTTGATGCCAGAACGCAACAACATGAGATGTTAAAAACCGCGGGTCGTCCCGTGACTCGTGGGATCACTTTAGGCCTGAAGGATATTCTCAATGCCCGCGAAGTTTTGTTACTGGTGACTGGCGAAGGAAAGCAGGATGCGACAGAACGTTTTCTCACGGCTAAAGTCTCTACCGCTATCCCGGCTTCATTTTTATGGCTGCATAACCATTTCACATGCATGATTGATGAGATGTGTCGTCGTTAA
- the diaA gene encoding DnaA initiator-associating protein DiaA, with amino-acid sequence MQERIKACFTESIQTQIAAAEALPDAISRAAMTLVQSLLNGNKILCCGNGTSAANAQHFAASMINRFETERPSLPAIALNTDNVVLTAIANDRLHDEVYAKQVRALGHAGDVLLAISTRGNSRDIVKAVEAAVTRDMTIVALTGYDGGELAGLLGPQDVEIRIPSHRSARIQEMHMLTVNCLCDLIDNTLFPHQDV; translated from the coding sequence GTGCAAGAAAGAATTAAAGCTTGCTTCACTGAAAGCATTCAAACTCAAATTGCGGCGGCAGAGGCGCTTCCGGATGCCATCTCCCGTGCAGCCATGACGCTGGTTCAGTCTCTGCTCAATGGCAACAAAATCCTCTGTTGTGGTAATGGAACTTCCGCTGCCAATGCACAGCATTTTGCTGCCAGCATGATCAACCGTTTCGAAACGGAGCGGCCCAGCTTACCTGCCATTGCACTAAATACTGATAATGTTGTCTTAACGGCGATTGCCAACGATCGTTTGCATGATGAAGTGTATGCAAAACAAGTGCGGGCGCTGGGTCATGCGGGAGATGTGTTATTAGCCATTTCCACCCGTGGCAACAGCCGCGATATTGTTAAAGCAGTTGAAGCCGCCGTTACGCGTGATATGACCATTGTGGCATTGACCGGTTATGACGGCGGCGAACTTGCAGGTTTGTTAGGGCCACAGGACGTGGAAATCCGCATTCCTTCGCATCGTAGTGCTCGCATTCAGGAGATGCATATGCTGACGGTAAATTGCCTGTGCGATCTGATCGATAACACGCTTTTCCCTCACCAGGATGTTTAA
- the pepA gene encoding leucyl aminopeptidase, with protein MEFSVKSGSPEKQRSACIVVGVFEPRRLSPIAEQLDKISDGYISALLRRGELEGKPGQTLLLHHVPNVLSERILLIGCGKERELDERQYKQVIQKTINTLNDTGSMEAVCFLTELHVKGRNNYWKVRQAVETAKETLYSSDQLKTNKSEPRRPLRKMVFNVPTRRELTSGERAIQHGLAIAAGIKAAKDLGNMPPNICNAAYLASQARQLADSYSKNVITRVIGEQQMKELGMHSYLAVGQGSQNESLMSVIEYKGNASEDARPIVLVGKGLTFDSGGISIKPSEGMDEMKYDMCGAAAVYGVMRMVAELQLPINVIGVLAGCENMPGGRAYRPGDVLTTMSGQTVEVLNTDAEGRLVLCDVLTYVERFEPEAVIDVATLTGACVIALGHHITGLMANHNPLAHELIAASEQSGDRAWRLPLGDEYQEQLESNFADMANIGGRPGGAITAGCFLSRFTRKYNWAHLDIAGTAWRSGKAKGATGRPVALLAQFLLNRAGFNGEE; from the coding sequence ATGGAGTTTAGTGTAAAAAGCGGTAGCCCGGAGAAACAGCGGAGTGCCTGCATCGTCGTGGGCGTCTTCGAACCACGTCGCCTTTCTCCGATTGCAGAACAGCTCGATAAAATCAGCGATGGGTACATCAGCGCCCTGCTACGTCGGGGCGAACTGGAAGGAAAACCGGGGCAGACACTGTTGCTGCACCATGTTCCAAATGTACTTTCCGAGCGAATTCTCCTCATCGGTTGCGGTAAAGAACGTGAACTCGATGAGCGCCAGTACAAACAAGTCATTCAGAAAACCATTAACACGCTGAATGATACTGGCTCAATGGAAGCGGTCTGTTTCCTGACCGAACTGCACGTTAAAGGCCGCAACAACTACTGGAAAGTGCGTCAGGCTGTCGAGACGGCAAAAGAGACGCTCTACAGTTCCGATCAGCTGAAAACGAACAAGAGCGAGCCGCGTCGTCCGCTGCGTAAGATGGTCTTCAACGTGCCGACCCGCCGTGAACTGACCAGCGGCGAGCGCGCGATCCAGCACGGTCTGGCGATTGCCGCCGGGATTAAAGCAGCGAAAGATCTCGGCAATATGCCGCCGAATATTTGTAATGCCGCTTACCTCGCCTCTCAGGCGCGCCAGTTGGCTGACAGCTACAGCAAGAATGTCATTACCCGCGTTATCGGCGAACAGCAGATGAAAGAGCTGGGGATGCATTCCTATCTGGCGGTTGGTCAGGGTTCGCAAAACGAATCGCTGATGTCGGTGATTGAGTACAAAGGCAACGCGTCGGAAGATGCACGCCCAATCGTGCTGGTGGGTAAAGGTTTGACCTTCGACTCCGGCGGTATCTCCATCAAGCCTTCAGAAGGCATGGATGAGATGAAGTACGATATGTGCGGTGCGGCGGCGGTTTACGGCGTGATGCGTATGGTCGCAGAGCTGCAACTGCCGATTAACGTTATTGGCGTGCTGGCAGGCTGCGAAAACATGCCTGGCGGACGTGCCTATCGTCCGGGCGATGTGTTAACCACCATGTCCGGTCAAACCGTTGAAGTGCTGAACACCGACGCCGAAGGCCGTCTGGTACTGTGCGACGTGTTAACTTACGTTGAGCGTTTTGAGCCGGAAGCGGTTATTGACGTGGCGACGTTGACTGGTGCCTGCGTGATCGCGCTGGGTCATCACATTACCGGTCTGATGGCGAACCACAATCCGCTGGCCCATGAGCTGATTGCCGCGTCTGAACAATCCGGTGACCGCGCATGGCGTTTACCGCTGGGTGACGAGTATCAGGAACAACTGGAGTCCAATTTTGCCGATATGGCGAACATTGGCGGTCGTCCTGGCGGGGCGATTACCGCTGGTTGCTTCCTGTCGCGCTTTACCCGTAAGTATAACTGGGCGCACCTGGATATCGCCGGTACCGCCTGGCGTTCTGGTAAGGCGAAAGGCGCAACCGGTCGCCCGGTGGCGTTGCTGGCACAGTTCCTGCTCAACCGCGCCGGGTTTAACGGCGAAGAGTAA
- the rsmI gene encoding 16S rRNA (cytidine(1402)-2'-O)-methyltransferase, whose protein sequence is MKQHQSADNSQGQLYIVPTPIGNLADITQRALEVLQAVDLIAAEDTRHTGLLLQHFGINARLFALHDHNEQQKAETLLAKLKEGQNIALVSDAGTPLINDPGYHLVRTCREAGIRVVPLPGPCAAIAALSAAGLPSDRFCYEGFLPAKSKGRRDALKAIEAEPRTLIFYESTHRLLDSLEDIVSVLGESRYVVLARELTKTWESIHGAPVGELLAWVKEDENRRKGEMVLIVEGHKAQEEDLPADALRTLALLQAELPLKKAAALAAEIHGVKKNALYKYALERQGE, encoded by the coding sequence ATGAAACAACACCAATCGGCGGATAATTCTCAGGGCCAGCTTTACATCGTACCAACACCGATCGGCAATCTGGCGGATATCACCCAGCGTGCGCTGGAGGTGTTACAGGCTGTAGATCTGATTGCCGCCGAGGATACTCGTCACACCGGTTTATTGCTGCAACATTTTGGGATTAATGCCCGGTTATTTGCGCTTCACGACCATAATGAACAACAAAAAGCCGAAACGCTGCTGGCGAAGCTGAAAGAGGGGCAAAACATTGCGCTGGTTTCCGATGCCGGAACGCCGCTAATTAACGATCCTGGCTACCATCTGGTGCGTACCTGCCGTGAAGCGGGGATTCGCGTGGTGCCACTACCAGGGCCGTGTGCTGCCATCGCGGCATTAAGCGCCGCCGGTCTGCCTTCGGACCGTTTCTGTTATGAAGGCTTCCTGCCGGCCAAATCAAAAGGCCGCCGTGATGCGCTAAAAGCCATTGAAGCGGAGCCGCGCACGCTGATTTTTTATGAATCGACTCACCGTCTGCTAGATAGCCTGGAAGATATCGTTTCGGTATTAGGCGAATCCCGCTACGTGGTTCTGGCGCGTGAGCTGACCAAAACCTGGGAATCTATTCACGGCGCGCCGGTCGGCGAACTGCTGGCGTGGGTGAAGGAAGATGAAAACCGCCGCAAAGGTGAAATGGTGCTGATTGTTGAAGGCCATAAAGCACAGGAAGAAGACTTACCTGCCGATGCCCTGCGCACGTTGGCGCTGTTGCAGGCAGAACTGCCACTGAAAAAAGCGGCGGCGCTGGCAGCAGAAATTCACGGCGTGAAGAAGAATGCACTGTATAAGTATGCGTTGGAGCGGCAGGGCGAGTGA
- the lpoA gene encoding penicillin-binding protein activator LpoA, whose amino-acid sequence MVPSTSSRLKAARCLPVVLAALIFAGCGTHTPDQSTAYMQGTAQADSAFYLQQMQQSSDDTRINWQLLAIRALVNEGKTGQAVELFNQLPQELNDSQRREKTLLAAEIKLAQKDFAGAQNLLAKMTPADLEQNQQARYWQAKIDASQGRPSLDLLRALIAQEPLLGAKEKQQNIDATWQALSSMTQDQANTLVINADENILQGWLDLQRVWFDNRNDPDMMKAGIADWQKRYPHNPGAKMLPTQLVNVKAFKPASTNRIALLIPLNGQAAVFGRTIQQGFEAAKNIGTQPVAVQVAAAPAADVVEQPQPQTMDGVASPAQASVSDLTGEQPAAQPAPVSTPAATTATVSAPANPSAELKIYDTSSQPLSQILSQVQQDGASIVVGPLLKNNVEELLKSNTPLNVLALNQPENIENRANICYFALSPEDEARDAARHIRDQGKQAPLVLIPRSSLGDRVANAFAQEWQKLGGGTVLQQKFGSTNELRAGVNGGSGIALTGSPVATSMTVDSGAATGNPTLQTTPTDAQFTNNGGRVDAVYIVATPGEIAFIKPMIAMRNGSHSGATLYASSRSAQGTAGPDFRLEMEGLQYSEIPMLAGGNLPLMQQALSAVNNDYSLARMFAMGVDAWSLANHFSQMRQIQGFEINGNTGSLTANPDCVINRKLSWLQYQQGQVVPAS is encoded by the coding sequence ATGGTACCCTCAACATCTTCTCGTTTGAAAGCCGCGCGTTGTCTGCCTGTTGTTCTGGCAGCCCTGATTTTCGCCGGTTGTGGCACCCATACTCCCGATCAGTCCACTGCTTATATGCAGGGAACGGCGCAGGCTGATTCTGCCTTTTACCTGCAACAGATGCAGCAAAGCTCTGATGATACCAGGATCAACTGGCAATTACTCGCCATTCGTGCACTGGTGAACGAAGGTAAAACCGGGCAGGCGGTGGAGCTGTTTAACCAACTACCGCAAGAACTGAACGATTCTCAGCGTCGCGAGAAAACACTGCTGGCGGCAGAGATTAAACTGGCGCAGAAAGATTTTGCTGGCGCGCAAAACTTGCTGGCTAAAATGACACCTGCCGATTTAGAACAAAACCAGCAGGCGCGTTACTGGCAGGCAAAAATCGATGCCAGTCAGGGGCGTCCTTCCCTGGATTTACTGCGCGCGTTAATTGCTCAGGAACCCCTGCTCGGTGCAAAAGAAAAACAGCAAAATATTGACGCCACCTGGCAAGCGCTCTCCTCCATGACGCAGGATCAGGCGAATACGCTGGTGATCAACGCCGACGAAAATATTCTGCAAGGCTGGCTGGATCTGCAGCGTGTCTGGTTTGATAACCGTAACGATCCCGACATGATGAAAGCCGGGATTGCCGACTGGCAGAAACGTTATCCGCACAATCCGGGCGCGAAAATGCTGCCAACGCAGTTGGTAAATGTAAAAGCATTTAAACCCGCGTCAACCAATAGAATAGCCCTGTTGATTCCACTCAATGGTCAGGCTGCGGTATTTGGTCGCACTATTCAGCAAGGCTTTGAAGCGGCGAAAAATATCGGCACTCAGCCAGTGGCGGTTCAGGTAGCTGCCGCACCTGCCGCTGACGTAGTAGAACAACCTCAGCCGCAAACCATGGATGGCGTTGCCAGCCCGGCACAAGCCTCAGTTAGCGATCTGACTGGTGAACAGCCTGCGGCACAGCCAGCGCCTGTAAGCACCCCGGCAGCAACCACCGCAACGGTAAGCGCGCCAGCAAATCCATCCGCAGAACTGAAAATCTACGATACCTCATCACAACCGCTTAGCCAGATCTTAAGCCAGGTCCAGCAGGATGGCGCGAGCATTGTGGTCGGTCCGCTGCTGAAAAATAACGTTGAAGAGTTGCTTAAGAGCAACACTCCACTGAACGTGCTGGCACTGAATCAGCCGGAAAATATCGAAAACCGCGCCAATATCTGTTACTTCGCGCTGTCGCCAGAAGATGAAGCGCGCGATGCGGCGCGTCATATTCGTGACCAGGGTAAACAAGCGCCGCTGGTGCTGATCCCGCGCAGTTCGTTGGGTGATCGTGTAGCCAATGCATTTGCGCAGGAGTGGCAGAAACTGGGCGGCGGCACGGTTTTACAGCAGAAATTTGGTTCCACCAATGAATTACGCGCGGGCGTGAATGGTGGTTCAGGGATTGCGTTAACGGGTAGTCCGGTAGCCACCAGCATGACTGTCGATTCTGGCGCGGCAACGGGTAACCCAACCCTGCAAACGACACCCACCGACGCTCAATTCACTAACAATGGCGGTCGTGTCGATGCGGTCTACATTGTGGCAACGCCGGGCGAAATCGCCTTTATCAAACCGATGATCGCCATGCGTAACGGCAGTCACAGCGGTGCGACGCTGTACGCCAGTTCCCGTAGCGCACAAGGCACCGCTGGCCCGGATTTCCGACTGGAGATGGAAGGTCTGCAGTACAGCGAAATCCCGATGCTGGCAGGCGGTAATCTGCCGTTAATGCAGCAGGCACTCAGCGCGGTGAATAACGATTATTCACTGGCTCGCATGTTTGCGATGGGCGTCGATGCCTGGTCGCTGGCAAATCATTTCTCACAAATGCGCCAGATTCAGGGTTTTGAAATCAACGGCAATACCGGCAGCCTGACGGCGAACCCGGATTGCGTGATTAACAGGAAGTTATCATGGCTACAGTACCAACAAGGTCAGGTAGTCCCCGCCAGTTAA
- the holC gene encoding DNA polymerase III subunit chi yields the protein MKNATFYLLDNDTTVDGLSAVEQLVCEIAAERWRSGKRVLIACEDEKQAYRLDEALWARPAESFVPHNLAGEGPRGGAPVEIAWPQKRSSSPRDILISLRTSFADFATAFTEVVDFVPYEDSLKQLARERYKAYRVAGFNLNTATWK from the coding sequence ATGAAAAACGCAACGTTCTACCTTCTGGACAATGACACCACCGTCGATGGCTTAAGCGCCGTTGAGCAGCTGGTGTGTGAAATTGCCGCAGAACGTTGGCGCAGCGGTAAGCGCGTGCTCATCGCCTGTGAAGATGAAAAGCAGGCTTACCGGCTGGATGAAGCCCTGTGGGCGCGTCCGGCAGAAAGCTTTGTTCCGCATAATTTAGCGGGAGAAGGACCGCGCGGCGGTGCGCCGGTGGAGATCGCCTGGCCACAAAAGCGTAGCAGCAGCCCGCGCGATATATTGATTAGTCTGCGAACAAGCTTTGCAGATTTTGCCACCGCTTTCACAGAAGTGGTAGACTTCGTTCCTTATGAAGATTCTCTGAAACAACTGGCGCGCGAACGCTATAAAGCCTACCGCGTGGCTGGTTTCAACCTGAATACGGCAACCTGGAAATAA